From Geomonas agri, one genomic window encodes:
- a CDS encoding solute symporter family protein yields the protein MTIKKIFIAASLALSVAAAAYADEQKAPAAGAAPAMSAPAAQGAPAATAAAPAPNAAASVATPAPATPAPVKKELKTNKTITIGMFLAIIAITMGVVVWAAKQTKSAADFYAAGGGITGTQNGWAIAGDYMSAASFLGISGLISLYGYDGFMYSVGWLVAYITVLLIVAEPCRNAGKYTLGDILSFRTSPKPVRAFAAISTVAVSTFYLTAQMVGAGKLMALLVGIPYKMSIIGVGILMVGYVVFGGMVATTWVQIIKAGLLMSGAFLLSFLVMIKAGFNPIGFFNTIVSSPDIQDHVSKLVLKDGVILSGMDAGQRFLEPGLYLKNPLDQISLGMALVLGTAGMPHILMRFFTVPTAQAARKSVIIAMFIIGGFYILTTLLGFGAAIHLTPQGITAIDPGGNMATLMLAQQMGADIAPIVGDLFLAFLCAVAFATILAVVSGLVLAASAAIAHDIYVNVIKDGHADQHEQVFAARATSFVVGACGIMIGLAAEKQNVAHLVALAFAVAASGNLPVVILSLFWRKFNTAGVISGLLVGTIASIGLVMVSPNMTYPKVVAAGAKKVVAAMEKKQAALPAGQTLTEKDAKALAKAKVDAQQDGTSIVGLDKPLFTLKNPGIISIPLGFMAAILGALAFPNRRSEEMFDEVYVRQNTGLGMAKAVEH from the coding sequence ATGACCATCAAGAAGATATTCATAGCAGCCAGCTTGGCCCTCTCGGTAGCCGCGGCGGCCTACGCCGATGAGCAGAAGGCACCCGCAGCCGGTGCGGCGCCCGCGATGAGCGCCCCGGCAGCCCAGGGAGCCCCTGCCGCCACAGCGGCGGCACCCGCGCCCAACGCGGCCGCTTCCGTGGCCACCCCTGCTCCCGCAACACCCGCACCGGTCAAGAAGGAACTCAAAACCAACAAGACCATCACCATCGGTATGTTCCTGGCCATCATCGCCATCACCATGGGCGTCGTGGTCTGGGCGGCCAAGCAGACCAAGTCCGCAGCGGACTTCTACGCAGCGGGCGGCGGCATCACCGGCACCCAGAACGGCTGGGCCATCGCAGGCGACTACATGTCGGCGGCCTCCTTCCTGGGTATTTCCGGCCTCATCTCGCTCTATGGCTATGACGGGTTCATGTACTCGGTCGGCTGGCTGGTGGCGTACATCACCGTGCTTCTGATCGTAGCGGAACCCTGCCGCAACGCGGGCAAGTACACCCTGGGTGACATCCTCTCCTTCAGGACCTCGCCCAAGCCGGTGCGCGCCTTCGCCGCCATCTCCACCGTTGCCGTATCCACCTTCTACCTCACCGCCCAGATGGTCGGTGCAGGCAAACTGATGGCACTTCTGGTCGGCATCCCCTACAAGATGTCCATCATCGGCGTCGGCATCCTCATGGTCGGCTACGTCGTCTTCGGCGGCATGGTCGCTACCACCTGGGTTCAGATCATCAAGGCAGGCCTGCTCATGTCGGGCGCGTTCCTGCTCTCCTTCCTGGTCATGATCAAGGCAGGCTTCAACCCGATCGGCTTCTTCAACACCATCGTGTCCAGCCCGGACATCCAGGACCACGTTTCCAAACTGGTGCTCAAAGACGGCGTCATCCTCTCCGGCATGGACGCTGGCCAGCGCTTCCTCGAGCCCGGTCTGTACCTCAAGAACCCGCTCGATCAGATCTCCCTGGGCATGGCTCTCGTGCTCGGTACCGCAGGTATGCCGCACATCCTGATGCGCTTCTTCACCGTGCCGACCGCACAGGCCGCACGTAAGTCCGTCATCATCGCCATGTTCATCATCGGCGGCTTCTACATCCTGACCACCCTGCTCGGCTTCGGCGCAGCCATCCACCTGACCCCGCAGGGCATCACCGCGATCGACCCGGGCGGCAACATGGCTACACTGATGCTGGCACAGCAGATGGGTGCGGACATCGCACCGATCGTCGGCGACCTCTTCCTCGCCTTCCTGTGCGCCGTCGCATTCGCCACCATCCTCGCCGTGGTCTCCGGCCTGGTACTGGCAGCCTCCGCGGCCATCGCTCACGACATCTACGTCAACGTGATCAAGGACGGCCACGCCGACCAGCACGAGCAGGTCTTCGCAGCCCGCGCTACCTCCTTCGTGGTAGGCGCCTGCGGCATCATGATCGGCCTCGCCGCCGAGAAGCAGAACGTCGCCCACCTGGTGGCACTGGCCTTCGCCGTCGCAGCCTCCGGCAACCTGCCGGTCGTCATCCTCTCGCTGTTCTGGAGGAAGTTCAACACCGCCGGCGTCATCTCCGGCCTGCTGGTCGGCACCATCGCCTCCATCGGCCTGGTGATGGTATCCCCGAACATGACCTACCCGAAAGTTGTCGCCGCCGGCGCCAAGAAGGTAGTAGCCGCAATGGAGAAGAAGCAGGCCGCACTGCCGGCCGGCCAGACCCTCACCGAGAAGGACGCCAAGGCACTGGCCAAGGCGAAGGTCGACGCGCAGCAGGACGGCACCTCGATCGTGGGCCTGGACAAGCCGCTCTTCACCCTGAAGAACCCGGGCATCATCTCCATCCCGCTGGGCTTCATGGCCGCCATCCTGGGCGCCCTGGCCTTCCCGAACAGGCGCTCCGAGGAGATGTTCGACGAGGTCTACGTCCGCCAGAACACCGGTTTGGGTATGGCCAAGGCAGTCGAGCACTAA
- a CDS encoding DUF485 domain-containing protein translates to MAEKQYDWKAIAKNPKFVELHHKKTAFLFGWWIFSCVYYFLLPIGAAYTPGIFKVKIIGVVNFGYIFALSQFFVSWGIALYYSHVANKDFDRLTRELIDELHL, encoded by the coding sequence ATGGCAGAAAAACAGTACGACTGGAAAGCAATCGCAAAGAATCCCAAATTCGTGGAGCTACATCACAAGAAGACAGCCTTCCTTTTCGGGTGGTGGATTTTCTCCTGTGTGTACTATTTCCTGCTCCCCATCGGGGCGGCTTACACACCGGGGATCTTCAAGGTCAAAATCATTGGCGTCGTCAATTTCGGGTACATCTTCGCACTCTCCCAATTCTTCGTCTCCTGGGGGATTGCACTCTACTACTCGCACGTTGCCAACAAGGACTTTGACCGGTTGACCAGGGAACTGATCGACGAATTACATCTCTAG